CTTTGTCGGTTCGTATGTACATTTCTGTGAATTCTTACATGGCTTTAAGGACACTCTAATTTGACACTGCATCAGAACTCCTAACACAAACACATGCTCTCACTAAAAAAGGTGAAACGTCCTAAGAAGAATCAGGTTGCCCCATCTCCACTCTTACCCACCACCGTTTAATTTCTACATTTTTCtatcttgttttcttttgttcttatttAGTAGTGTTCTCATTGTTCACATAATTAGGGctaatttttatttccttaGCCAATCTAATTAATCTTTTCatgtataataataacaacCTTTTAACTCCCTAAGCCAATTAATGcaagttcataattaatttagtccTTGATATATACAACCGTATATACGGGGACACAAGCAAACTTGGCGTCTAAGCATCATTTTCTATATGTAGAACCCACTTTTGAGTCCCACCTTTCTTTTATCGGTTATACCCTTTGCCccctctctcactctctctctctctctctccttctcaGTGCAAACAGTTTAGAAAACCAAATTAATCTAGTTCAATCATACATAGAGAATACAGTGTAAAGAATAGATTTTCTCCCCTACCAAAAACAAGAGGTGAATCGGGAAAAACGTGTTTTGAAAGAGACAAGGCTATGAGCTttaccttttcctttttttgttgctCCTTCTCTGTTATTCTTTCTTGTGTTAACTTTTTTTCCCTTCCTGGTTATATTATTAGGGAGCTGAGATATTGTAAGGTGGTGTGAAAGGAATTAACAAGGATCTGTTTTGGGATATATGGGCATAAGAGAAAGAGATGACATGGTGCAATGACTCAGATGAGGAGAGGGGAATTGATCAACTGGTTGCACCAACAATTACTCCTACTTCAACTAATAACACTACTGTTCTTACTGATCATCGCACAAAAGCAAGCGAAATTCGCACCTTAACTTGCCCCTCATGTGGCCAAAACATTGAATTCCAAGACCAGGTACTGAAAATTAAAAGAGGTTTTGATTCACTAACCctaatatttgtgtttttattttattttattaaaccttgcctttaatttgttattgctattcttttttaatttctttgggTTTTGTATATGGATTAATAGACTGGAATCAATGACTTGCCGGGGTTACCAGCTGGGGTGAAGTTTGATCCGAATGACCAAGAGATATTAGAGCATTTGGAAGCAAAGGTACTGTCTGACGTGCCAAAGCTTCATCCACTTATTGATGAGTTCATACCAACGCTTGAAGGAGAGAATGGGATCTGTTATACGCATCCAGAAAAGCTTCCAGGTGTTTGATATTTTATTCTTGCCTTcagaaatttttattattattaatttcgtcatgttttttggtgattttggaAACgggttttaaattattattatgacaataatagtaaaatacttataatttatttgctCTCTCTTCTATCCCACTTCCATCCTATTTTCTTCTTATCTCTTACTTCCTTTTCCGTTGACGTCACATATTGCATctatcattttctctctttattttttttcttttcttcttatcaCACACCTCTTTCTACCGTCAATCCACTCCATTTTGAAATAGACAAATATAATtgctcataataattttatgacaagtcttgatatattatgaaaaattacaaaCTAGTATGACTCAGGAACTACTTGTGAACACAATTGTAGTTGCAAATGGTTTAGTAAAGCCTTGGAATGGAAATCCCGTTTGATTCATAGGTtaaattccaaatttttttgacaaatcaaaattttattgttaaactCGTAATTGAAATTCTACTTTATCTGGAGACATCAAATTGATGTGTTGCATGAAACAATGTTTTAACGTACGTTTGTGTAAACTTTGCATAAAATACAGAAGTAACAAAAACATTATACCGTTTGTGTAATTGAAATTCTACTTGATTTGAAGACATCAGACTGATGTGTCGCTTGAAACAAGACTTTAGTGTATTTTTGTGTGTAAACTTTGCATCAAACTTTCTCTCTTTCTGATGCATAAAAACACAGAAATAACAAAAACGTTATgcgttttgtttattaaaaaaataaaaaatctgccCACACACACgtttaatgatgaaaataaatttactgAAGGAAATTAAGGCAGTACTTTAGAATGACTGCCAAgacattaatttatatatactcTCTACACATGAAGTAAATaatatgttaatataatttgttattggttttaaaattccatACTTGTTATGGAAGAGATtctaaaaagtaaatttaactCCCGGGGGAGCCGGAGATTGTAAAAATTAGGGGAGAAAATAAATAGATGATAAGATATTTTaccattgaaataaaaaaagtctcatcttttggtttgttttttcttgAATTCCTAACGTAGCAAATAAATTTTCTGTCCATTGGAGTTATGTGTCACTCTTTGTCTTCGAAGAAATCAAGAAAGAAATGGGAGGGGAATCACATCTGTTAACCAACTCGTTCTAGTATGTtacaaggaaaaatattttattcctgTTGTCAATTACTACCAAACTCAATGGTGGCATCTCATCTTACATTTAGCCATGTGGCAAGTAAATGTAAATGTCTTCCCTTAATCTTGAGCTATAatactttgaaaaaaataaagcattaCACTCAATTGATGTATTATTTTCCAAcatattctttattattattgagtGAAATTTATATTAGTCTCACTTGCTATATAGATAATAAGACCTACATGCATTAATACTCAGATTACTTGGAACTGAAACCACATGCCTcctctttttttataatctcttttaattgaaaaatgacgTGTGATTAAAATGTAATACCCTTTTCTTATATTGTTGGTCTTTTATGCTAAtgtgtcattttttaattaggggatAAGAATGGGGATcaagtgattttatttttaatttattatttgatgaggCTAATAAAGatcaaaagggaaaaagaaaaaaaaaagaacaaacctAAGTCTTGGAGAAGCAATTTAGCTTTTCATATCTTCACCTCAAAGCCATATTAATGTACTCAATCTAAAGTTTGCAAATCCGCATGCATTATATATACTTCATACATGCATGTGGAAGAAAGATTTTAGAACTGAAAACAACAACCCTTTCTATAACTCTCTTCATTATGTTTTTCTTACCTTAACTTATCCTTGAATTGTTAATGttaatgtttttatgttatttttcattcttgattATAATCTCTTTTCCCTATATATTTCCCTTTGTATATGCATACATGAATCTCATACATGCAAATTTAGAAGATCGAGTTTCTCTATGtaataataaaagatatatgaaacattaattaatattccGGGAAGAATTACAGGTGTAAGAAAAGATGGACAAATCCGCCACTTCTTTCACAGGCCATCTAAAGCATACACAACAGGaacaaggaaaagaagaaaggttcACACCGACGAAGAAGGAAGCGAGACAAGGTGGCACAAAACAGGAAAAACTAGACCAGTTTTTGTTGGTGGTGCTGTGAAGGGGTTCAAGAAAATCCTAGTCCTCTACACCAACTATGGAAGGCAAAAGAAGCCTGAGAAGACCAATTGGGTGATGCATCAATACCACCTTGGCACTAgcgaagaagagaaagatggaGAATTGGTGGTTTCAAAGGTTTTCTACCAAACACAACCTCGACAATGTGGTAATTCCATTATAAAGCAGGATCTTTATGATGAAGAAAGATTGATGACTAACCAAAGTGTCCATAATGATGATGACAACAATATAATACCTAGAAATAATAATGCAAGTGCTCTTATGGACTACTACAATCCTTCTTTCATAAATTATGACCAATTGGGTGGTCGTAGTAATAGGGAAAATTCACCTCAACTTATTCCAAATTTGGTCATGCAAGGTGATAGCTCTTCTTTCATTCGATTAGCAATGGATGCAACCAAAGCCAAGATGGACAGAAAATAGCTCCTTACTGGAAGAACTTTCTTGGTAGAACATATAGTAGTGACAATGACCATatattgatgttgatgtttttttttttatattactattatatatataacatgtatTTATTCTATATATGGGACGATAAGTTGGAAGAAAGACAAGGcttccattattattattatatatatatgtgtgtcgaGGATTACCCATTTGACGACCCTGGTTGCAATTGAGAGGAGATAACGGTTGTTCCGGTACTGTGGTTTTTATCTTAGGTTTAATGTACAGGTAAATTTGTAAAATCGTTCACATGTGATTCTATATGTCAAATTATGCAGagtatgtttgttttaaagttcAAAACCCTCCAAATGGACGTTCAACAGGAACATGtaatttccttttcctttttcttttccggCCCTACATAAATACAGATGTATTTTCCATTATATATTTATCTACCGATGATTTTTTGGTCTTTATTCTATAGAAACCTTATTTACAATCacgcatattttattttatttttacacataACCATACATCATTTGGATTGTGAGTTAATGTTAAGGTAGATTCCCGTATGTGTTCATCATGAAAAgcctttatatttctttaaaacaTGCATGCACACTTTTTTCATacgcaaaatttattttttagattttatatacatatttatatacatgTTGATATCTGTGCTTTTAATTGGGTGTAACAACAGTAATATAACATGAATTTACAATCGTATATAAACCATTCAAATCTCTCATTTTTAACTCGTTCCTAATGTCATGATAGAATGCCCTACTTGAATTGTAAATCACATACACATTCTTACTAAAGTAGTGCATATGTTTTCTGATGTTTGTTTATGGAAATTTCGATCATAAGTACatatagacaaaaaaattattaaggaaAAATGTTAATTAGTGCGAATAAAATTTCGTCAAAACTATACGAATGTGATTTGCCACAAatcactttttatatatttttagttttttattgatatttattttcttaaaaatctcATTGAACACAAGGACATTCGTGCATTCCAAGTAGCTTCACAgtttattaagattaaaatatataagtatatttctAATActcatttttcaaatattccTTTACTAGTCTTTTCGtaaattcaagtatttttttcaaacaaattttttcgATTCAcacaacttttttaaaagagagagaaagagaaataaattattgaaaggAGGAAAATAGAAAGTGAGCTAATTGTAGTTGGGACAGGAGTTCATATACAGTTTCGTACCCCCAAAGTTGAGCAAAGAGAGCAGAACAACCACCCAATTTAGCAGAGAAAGCTCCATTCTCATCTCTCAAAATGCCACCGCAAGCTGCAATATTATTCCCAGCATTCAAAATCGACCCGTCACTCTATTTAATGCAATCTCCCCATGCATAGGCCGAACCCAGTGGATGGAGGCATCACCATTTAGATTCTTCTCAGGCATGAATATCACGCGAGAATTTTACAGCCTAGACTATACGTAAATTATAGGATCAATTAATGAAACCCATGCATAATTGAACTATATCCTTATGTTTTTACTAAATGATGATGATCGATGAtgtatcaaaaataaatttagaagcaccaaaataata
This region of Glycine max cultivar Williams 82 chromosome 7, Glycine_max_v4.0, whole genome shotgun sequence genomic DNA includes:
- the LOC100795920 gene encoding NAC domain-containing protein 73 produces the protein MTWCNDSDEERGIDQLVAPTITPTSTNNTTVLTDHRTKASEIRTLTCPSCGQNIEFQDQTGINDLPGLPAGVKFDPNDQEILEHLEAKVLSDVPKLHPLIDEFIPTLEGENGICYTHPEKLPGVRKDGQIRHFFHRPSKAYTTGTRKRRKVHTDEEGSETRWHKTGKTRPVFVGGAVKGFKKILVLYTNYGRQKKPEKTNWVMHQYHLGTSEEEKDGELVVSKVFYQTQPRQCGNSIIKQDLYDEERLMTNQSVHNDDDNNIIPRNNNASALMDYYNPSFINYDQLGGRSNRENSPQLIPNLVMQGDSSSFIRLAMDATKAKMDRK